The Amycolatopsis coloradensis sequence GACCGAGCTGTTCGCGCGGCGAGGTTTGCCCTTCGGGCCGGACGAGAAGGCATCGATGATCGGCAAGTCGCTCACGGCCGCCGCCGACGCGATGGCGGCGGCGTTCGGCGAACCCGAGGGCAGCGCCGAGATCGCGGCCGAGTTGCTGAGGTTGGTGACCGAAGTCGTCACCGCGAAAGCGGAGGCGATGCCCGGCGCGCGAGAGTTGGTCGAACTGACCGCCGCCGCCGTCCCGGTCGCCGTCGCGAGCAACTCGCCCCGGGCGCTTCTCGAAGCCGCACTCAGGCGCGGTGGACTTTCGGCGATGTTTCCCGTGAAACTGGCCGCCGACGAGGTGGCCGCGCCGAAGCCGGATCCGGAGATGTACTTGACCGCTTGCGCGCTGCTTGACGTCGAGCCCGTCGACGCGTTGGCGTTCGAGGATTCGATGACCGGTCTCCGGTCGGTGCGAGCGGCCGGGGTGACCGTCATCGGGGTCCCCACACTGAAGCGGGAGGACTTCCCCGCCGATGTCGTGATCGGCTCCCTGCGCGACGACGAGCT is a genomic window containing:
- a CDS encoding HAD family phosphatase, coding for MDTEPCWSVAETELFARRGLPFGPDEKASMIGKSLTAAADAMAAAFGEPEGSAEIAAELLRLVTEVVTAKAEAMPGARELVELTAAAVPVAVASNSPRALLEAALRRGGLSAMFPVKLAADEVAAPKPDPEMYLTACALLDVEPVDALAFEDSMTGLRSVRAAGVTVIGVPTLKREDFPADVVIGSLRDDELLAWIRGWPRR